The Vanessa atalanta chromosome 2, ilVanAtal1.2, whole genome shotgun sequence genome has a segment encoding these proteins:
- the LOC125075209 gene encoding tubulin beta chain-like, with amino-acid sequence MREIVHIQVGRCGNQIGSKFWEVISDEHGITPDGCYSGDSELQLERINVYYNEAAGNKYVPRAVLVDLEPGTMDSLRAEPYGQIFRPDNIVYGMTGAGNNWAKGHYAEGADLLESVLDIVRKEAEGCDCLQGFQVVHSIGGGTGSGLGTLLLSNLREEYADRIILTFSVLPSPKVSDTVVEPYNATLSINQLIENSDQSFCIDNEALYDICFRTLRLQTPTYGDLNHLVSATMSGVTTCLRFPGQLNADLRKLAVNMVPFPRLHFFMPGFAPLTARGSQKYRALTVPELTLQMFDSKNMMAACDPRRGRYLTVAAIFRGRMSMKEVDEQMLNIQNKNKDFFVKWIPHNVKIAVCDIPPRGLKMSATFIGNTTAIQEIFKRISEQFTSMFRKKAFIHWYTGEGMDEADFSEADNNLNDLISEYQQYQDATIDDQEFENEDDDRAPSEESVE; translated from the exons ATGAGGGAAATAGTTCACATTCAAGTCGGAAGATGCGGAAATCAGATAGGATCGAAG TTCTGGGAAGTAATATCAGACGAACACGGTATAACCCCCGACGGCTGTTACTCTGGTGACTCAGAACTCCAACTTGaacgtataaatgtatattataacgaAGCTGCTGGCAATAAGTACGTGCCGCGCGCTGTCCTGGTCGACCTTGAACCCGGCACCATGGATTCTCTACGAGCTGAACCCTATGGACAAATTTTCCGCCCCGATAATATTGTGTACGGTATGACTGGTGCTGGCAATAATTGGGCAAAGGGACACTACGCAGAAGGTGCAGATTTGCTTGAGTCAGTTCTTGATATTGTTAGGAAAGAAGCTGAAGGCTGTGACTGTCTTCAGGGATTTCAAGTTGTCCATTCCATAGGAGGTGGTACTGGTTCGGGCTTAGGCACTCTGCTCTTATCCAATCTAAGAGAAGAATACGCTGATAGGATCATTTTAACTTTCTCTGTATTACCAAGTCCGAAAGTTTCGGATACGGTGGTAGAACCATATAACGCCACACTGTCCATCAACCAATTAATTGAGAATTCTGATCAATCATTTTGTATAGATAACGAAGCATTATACGACATTTGCTTCAGAACTTTACGTTTGCAAACGCCGACGTATGGTGACTTGAACCATTTGGTATCAGCGACAATGTCGGGTGTAACGACGTGTCTGCGGTTTCCGGGACAGCTGAACGCTGATTTACGTAAGCTAGCTGTTAATATGGTTCCATTTCCTCGATTACATTTTTTCATGCCAGGATTCGCCCCCCTCACTGCTCGTGGTAGTCAAAAATATCGCGCTCTCACTGTACCCGAACTCACGCTACAGATGTTTGACTCTAAAAATATGATGGCAGCGTGTGACCCACGTCGCGGTAGATATCTGACTGTTGCCGCTATATTCCGCGGACGCATGTCCATGAAGGAAGTAGATGAACAGATGCTTAACATTCAAAACAAGAACAAAGATTTCTTTGTTAAATGGATACCTCATAATGTTAAAATTGCAGTCTGTGATATACCTCCTCGAGGTTTGAAAATGTCAGCAACTTTCATCGGTAATACCACTGCTATTCAAGAGATTTTCAAAAGAATTTCCGAACAGTTCACGTCAATGTTCAGAAAGAAAGCATTTATTCATTGGTACACTGGTGAAGGTATGGATGAGGCTGACTTTTCAGAAGCAGACAACAatcttaatgatttaatttctgAGTATCAACAGTATCAGGATGCAACAATAGATGATCAAGAATTTGAAAACGAAGACGACGACCGAGCACCAAGTGAAGAAAGTGTCGAG